In Humulus lupulus chromosome 6, drHumLupu1.1, whole genome shotgun sequence, a single genomic region encodes these proteins:
- the LOC133783453 gene encoding protein DNA-DAMAGE INDUCIBLE 1: MKITVMSTNDNIVTLDVDPHETVENVKALLEVETHVPLQQQQLLYNGREIRNSDKLSGVGVKDDDLLMMVPNAASGGTASSNGLGMNPDGSAANPEAFQRHIRSDSNMMAQLFQSDPDLAQAISGDNINRLQELLRDRHRQRSDMRRQQDEELALLYADPFDVEAQKKIEAAIQQKGIDENWAAALEHNPEAFARVVMLYVDMEVNGVPLKAFVDSGAQSTIISKSCAERCGLLRLLDRRYKGIALGVGQSEILGKIHVAPIKIGNIFYHCSFMVLDQPNMEFLFGLDMLRKHQCSIDLKDNVLRVGGGEVAVPFLQEKDIPSHFLDEQRLAKEASSSGAGGTSGTADGSKNASPGAQSSGGAHGGTTQGSDFESKISKLVELGFGREAVIEALKLCNGNEDQAAGFLFGG, encoded by the exons atgaagatcaCTGTAATGAGCACCAACGATAACATCGTCACCTTAGACGTCGACCCTCATGAAACT GTTGAAAATGTGAAAGCTTTACTCGAGGTTGAG ACTCATGTGCCGCTACAGCAGCAGCAGTTGCTTTACAATGGGAGGGAGATAAGGAATTCTGATAAGCTGAGTGGTGTGGGTGTTAAAGATGATGATTTGTTGATGATGGTACCGAATGCTGCATCTGG TGGCACTGCCTCCTCCAATGGGTTGGGCATGAATCCAGATGGCTCTGCTGCAAACCCCGAAGCTTTCCAGAGGCACATTCGAAGTGATTCCAATATGATGGCACAACTGTTTCAG AGCGATCCTGATTTAGCACAAGCTATTTCTGGGGACAATATCAATCGACTGCAGGAGCTTTTACGAGATCGTCATCGCCAAAGATCTGACATGCGGCGTCAACAAGATGAGGAGCTT GCCCTTCTTTATGCTGATCCCTTTGATGTCGAAGCCCAAAAGAAAATTGAAGCTGCTATACAGCAG AAAGGAATTGATGAAAATTGGGCAGCTGCCCTGGAACATAACCCAGAAGCTTTTGCTAGGGTG gttatgttgtatgttgacaTGGAGGTCAATGGAGTACCTTTAAAG GCATTTGTTGATAGTGGAGCACAGTCAACAATTATATCAAAAAGCTGTGCCGAGCGTTGTGG GTTGTTGAGGCTTTTAGATCGACGTTACAAGGGCATTGCTCTTGGTGTTGGTCAATCCGAGATATTGGGCAAAATACATGTAGCTCCAATAAAG ATTGGGAATATATTTTATCATTGTTCTTTCATGGTTCTCGATCAACCAAATATGGAGTTCCTTTTTGGACTGGATATGCTGCGTAAGCACCAG TGCAGTATAGATTTGAAGGATAATGTTTTGAGAGTGGGTGGAGGGGAGGTTGCTGTACCATTTTTGCAAG AAAAAGACATACCATCACATTTCCTGGATGAACAAAGGCTTGCCAAAGAAGCATCCAGCTCCGGAGCCGGG GGGACATCAGGAACAGCGGATGGGAGCAAAAATGCATCACCAGGAGCCCAGTCTTCAG GAGGTGCTCATGGTGGCACTACTCAG GGATCTGATTTCGAAAGCAAAATTTCGAAGCTGGTTGAGCTTGGATTTGGAAGAGAAGCAGTCATAGAAGCTCTCAAGTTATGCAATGGAAATGAGGATCAAGCAGCTGGATTTCTTTTCGGGGGCTAA
- the LOC133783454 gene encoding uncharacterized protein LOC133783454, with protein sequence MEMPQKPLFEPLKAHEMSDGRVQFRKVSVPSHRYSPLKKAWMDIYTPVYEQMKIDIRMNLKARKVELKTRVDTPDISNLQKSADFVHAFMLGYDVVDAIALLRLDELYVESFEIKDVKTLRGEHLSRTIGRVSGKGGKTKFAIENATKTRIVIADTKIHILGSFANIKVARDSLCSLILGSPAGKVYSKLRAVSARLAERF encoded by the coding sequence ATGGAAATGCCACAAAAACCACTCTTTGAGCCATTAAAGGCTCATGAGATGTCTGATGGCCGAGTTCAGTTCCGAAAGGTCTCTGTCCCATCGCATCGATACTCGCCTCTAAAGAAAGCTTGGATGGATATCTACACCCCTGTGTATGAACAGATGAAGATCGATATCCGAATGAACCTCAAAGCTCGAAAGGTCGAATTGAAGACTAGAGTGGACACACCAGACATCAGTAATCTTCAAAAGAGTGCGGATTTCGTCCATGCCTTCATGCTCGGCTACGATGTTGTAGACGCGATTGCGCTCTTGCGTTTGGACGAGCTCTATGTGGAGTCTTTCGAGATCAAAGATGTCAAGACACTTAGAGGAGAGCACTTGTCTAGGACCATTGGAAGAGTTTCTGGTAAAGGTGGTAAAACCAAGTTTGCTATTGAAAATGCTACAAAGACTAGGATTGTTATTGCTGATACTAAGATTCATATATTGGGGTCTTTTGCCAATATTAAGGTTGCAAGAGACTCTCTTTGCAGCCTTATTTTAGGTTCACCTGCCGGAAAGGTATACTCAAAACTAAGAGCTGTTTCTGCTAGATTGGCAGAGAGGTTTTGA